The Cycloclasticus sp. genomic sequence CGCTAAACAGATGAAAGTGACTAACCGATTAGACCCCGAGCAAAGCATCGATGGTGGCGCCCATTATCTCTCAACGCGTATTAAAAAAATTCCTAAACGTATCGCTGAACCTGACAGAACTTGGATGGCACTTGCCTCCTATAATATAGGCCTAGGGCATTTGGAAGACGCACGTATTTTGACCCAACGGCAAGGTGCTAATCCAGACAGATGGATTGATGTAAAACAGCGGTTACCCCTGCTAGCAGAGAAAAAATGGTACAAAAAAACCAAGTATGGTTACGCCCGCGGCAAGGAACCGGTGACCTACGTTGAGAACGTTCGTCAATACCTTAAAATGTTAAATCAGCTGAATTCAGCTACCGCAGACATTGAAGAAAGTACGATCAACACAGGTACAACTTTAGATATAAAACTGCCCGCATTATAGCCGCCCCCTCATCCAAGCAATACTGTAATCAAATACATCTTCTTTTTTAGGTTCATGATGAAGTTCGTGATAAAAATCTTCCCAGATCTTTAATGTGCACTGCTGGCCAGCACAATCAGCAAACAATGTGCTTGCCTTATGACACGTCAATTCATCAGCATCACCGTGCATCATTAACATCGGAAGGTTCACTAGCGATGCATCCTCCAACAACCCCTCACCCTCTTCCAATAGCTGCGTTCCAAATTTAGCTGAAATTCTATCGTGATTTAACGAGTCACTCTTATAACTTGCTAACAGCGTCTTATCTCTTGTTAACGCATTTCTATCAACCTCATTAGACAACGATAATGTTGGCCAAATAGACTGTAAATATCGCCCCATAATCACCTTCCACTTGGGCGGCTCGAAGGCTGGTTTAAACATAGGTGCGCTTAAAATAACGCCTTTAAATTCGCCAGGGTTCGACAAAATATACTTTAGCGCTAATGTCCCTCCTAAGCTGTGACCATAAATAAAGTGAGGTTTTTCCAAGTCGACCCGCGCGCCCTTGTATAAAAAATGCTCTATGTCTCGCACCATTTGCTGAAAGTCGTCACAATGTCCGCGTTGTCCATCCGACCTCCCATGCCCGCGCAAATCAAACGAAACAACCTCGACGCCATGGGATACATAGTATTCTGCCATAGTGGCATAGCGACCACTGTGCTCACCCAAGCCGTGAATAAGACAAACAACCATACTGGGCTCGCCCTCAGTCTGCCATCTAACCGCATGCATGGGTGTGCCATCAGACGCTAGCCATTTAGTTTCAGTGTGTATCGCCATTGTTCACCTTATCTCCATTATCAACATATTAAACCTATATATTGAAAGTGAAGGCAAGACCTAAAAATTATTTTTGAGAATAGACTAATGCGTTAACAACGTGCGTGCTAACGCCTCTTCTTGAAGAAAGACGTCAATAAATGCGAGCACTCATCAGCCAGTATTTCCCCAGACCATTCAACATGGTGGTTTGCATAATTGGCTTTAGTTAATGACAGAGCGCTGCAGATTGCGCCACGCTTCGCATCTAAAGCGCCAAACACGATACGTTTAATTCTTGCGTGTTGAATAGCCCCCATGCACATAACGCAGGGCTCGAGGGTAACGTAAAGTGTTGTATCAACTAAGCGATAATTACCTAGCAATTGACTGGCTTGACGAATGGCGACTATTTCCGCATGCGCCGTTGGGTCACTGTTTCTTATTGGCAGGTTATAGCCTTCGCCGATACATTGCTGGTCTTTTACTATAATCGCGCCAACCGGCACCTCACCAACTTCTTCTGCCCTATGCGCCAACGCAATAGCTCGGCGCATCCAAGCCTGATCATCCATTGATGTTTATTATTCCCACTCAATCGTTGCAGGCGGCTTTCCTGAAATGTCGTAAGTAACGCGAGAAATACCTGATATTTCATTGATGATTCGATTTGACACATGACCTAAAAATTCATACGGCAAGTGCGCCCAATGAGCCGTCATAAAGTCAACTGTTTCAACTGCGCGCAAGGCAATTACGTATTCGTAACGGCGGCCATCACCCGTCACGCCCACCGATTTGATCGGTAAAAAGACGGCAAACGCCTGACTGGTCTTGTGATACAAATCATGTTTATAAAGCTCACTGATAAAAATATCATCAGCGAGACGTAATAGATCCGCGTATTCTTTTTTAACTTCGCCGAGGATGCGAACGCCTAACCCTGGCCCTGGAAACGGATGACGGTAAACCATGTCTGATGGCAAGCCAAGCTCAACACCCATTTGCCGGACTTCATCTTTGAATAACTCGCGCAAGGGTTCAACAAGCTTTAGCTTCATATCATCAGGCAAGCCACCCACGTTATGATGCGATTTAATAAGGTGTGCTTTGCCCGTTTTAGCGCCAGCAGATTCAATAACATCTGGGTAAATTGTGCCTTGCGCCAGCCATTTTGCATTAGTTAACTTAGCTGATTCTTCATCAAAAATTTCAATGAACAAATTACCGATAATTTTTCTCTTTTTCTCGGGGTCTGATTCACCTTTAAGCTTATCAAGGTAACGTTGTTCTGCATTAACGCGAATGACATGAACGCCCATATGTTCGGCAAACATGGCCATTACTTGGTCACCTTCGTTAAGGCGTAATAATCCCGTATCAACAAACACACAGATTAATTGATCGCCAATCGCTTTGTGCAATAAAGCGGCAACAACTGAGGAGTCTACACCACCGGATAAGCCAAGAATTACTTGGTCTGTACCCACTTGCTGGCGGACTGATTCAATACTACTATCGATAATATTTTTTGATGTCCATAAAGGGTCGCATTGACAAATATCCAACACAAAGCGACTTAATATTCGTCCACCTTGTTTTGTATGCGTGACCTCTGGATGGAATTGCAGACCGTAAAATTTCCTCTGCTCATCAGCCATTCCTGCAATAGGCGCACTGTCAGTACTTGCCATTAGTTTGAAGTTATCTGGCAACTCAACCACTTTATCGCCATGACTCATCCACACATCTAACATGCCATAGCCTTCTGGCGTCGTGTGGTCTTCAATATCTCTGAGCAATTCAGTATGGCCTCGCGCACGAATACTCGCATAACCAAATTCTTTATGCTCTGACGCTTCAACACGACCGCCCAGTTGAGCAGCCATTGTTTGCATGCCGTAACAAATACCAAGTACTGGCACGCCAAGCTCAAACACTACTTGCGGCGCTTGCGGCGCGTCACCTTCTGTGACCGTTTCTGGCCCACCCGATAAAATAATTCCATTAGCCTTAAAGTCACTAATCGCTAGCGGCTCTACGTCATACGGATAAATCTCACAATAAACGCCAATCTCACGCACACGCCTTGCTATCAACTGCGTGTATTGCGAACCAAAATCTAAAATAAGGATTTTATGAGAATGGATATCCTCGTGCTGTTGTGTATTCAAACTAAACCTCTTTGTTTATCGTTCAATACGATAATTGGGTGCTTCTTTAGTAATGGTGACGTCGTGAACGTGACTTTCTCGCATGCCGGCGCTCGTCACTCGGACAAATTTTGCTTTATGTCGCATTTCTTCAATGCTTTCACAGCCGGTATAACCCATGCTGGAACGTAAACCACCGACCAGTTGATGAACAATGTTCACCATCGTACCTTTGTAAGCCACACGACCCTCGATACCTTCAGGCACCAATTTTTCGGTTTCGCTACTTTCTTGGAAATATCGGTCACTTGAACCTTCTTGCTGCGACATCGCACCTAGCGAGCCCATACCTCGGTAACTCTTGTACGAACGCCCTTGAAACAGCTCCACCTCACCCGGTGCTTCTTCGGTACCGGCTAATAAACTGCCCAACATCACTGAGCTAGCACCCGCGGCGATCACTTTAGCGACGTCCCCAGAGAAACGCACACCGCCATCTGAAATAACCGGAATACCCGTCCCTTTCAGTGCTTGTACTGCATTATCAACAGCGGTGATTTGCGGCACACCAACACCGGCAACGATACGTGTGGTACAAATTGAACCGGGGCCAATACCTACTTTCACAGCATCTACGCCTGCATCGGCAAGCGCCAACGCCGCATCAGCCGTGGCGATATTGCCACCAATAACCTGTAGCTCTGGGTAATTCTTTTTCACCCATGTTACGCGATCCAACACGCCTTGCGAGTGGCCATGCGCAGTATCAACAATCACTACGTCGACACCTGCATCGACCAGCGCGCCGATACGGTCTTCGGTTCCATATCCAGTGCCCACTGCCGCACCAACCCTAAGACGCTCTTGGTTATCTTTACAGGCTTGCGGGTAGTCTCTCGCTTTCTGAATATCTTTAACGGTAATCATGCCGCGAAGTTGGAAGTTTTTATCAACGACCAGTACTTTTTCAATGCGGTGCTTATGAAGTAGCCCAATCACTTCGGCTTTACTCGCACCTTCTTGAACGGTCACCAGTTTTTCTTTAGGCGTCATCGCCGACTCAATCAGCGCATCTAAATGTGTTTCAAAACGTAAATCACGACTCGTCACAATCCCAACAAGGTCGCTACCGTTAACAACGGGCACCCCAGAGATATTATGCTGGCGGGTCAGCGCCATCACATCACGAATGCTGGTTCGCGAGGTGACTGTGATAGGGTCTTTAATCACACCACTTTCAAAGCGTTTCACTTTCAACACTTCCAACGCTTGTTGCTCGGCTGTCATGTTTTTGTGGATAATACCAATCCCACCTTCTTGTGCCAAGGCGATGGCTAAACGGGCTTCTGTCACCGTATCCATTGCCGCAGAAAGAACTGGGATGTTAAGAGAAATACCGCGCGTAAGCTGTGTTTGTAGACTAACGTCACGAGGAAGTACCGTTGAATGTGCCGGCACTAACAAAACATCATCAAATGTTAAGGCTTCTTGTTCGAATCGCATATTATCTTTAGGCTTGTCGTAGAAAAAGCAGCTCATTATAAGGTATGCTCCACTATTTATCATCTAATAGATATTATTCTGGCTTTATGCACGAAAACACACATATTTACAGCGTCTCCGAGCTTTGCCGAGAAACCCGCCTTTTACTTGAAGGAACATTTTTAACACTCACCATTGAGGGTGAAATATCTAACCTATCGCGCCCCGCTTCTGGGCATATTTACTTCACTTTAAAAGATGATAAGGCCCAAGTGCAATGCGCGATGTTTCGCGCACAACTTCGTAAGGTTGGTTTCAAACCAGTCAACGGCAGCCGTATTACGCTAAAGGCTCGCGTTAGCTTGTATGAAGCACGAGGCAATTTCCAATTGATCGTCGAACAGATGGAAGCCGCTGGCGAAGGCGCGCTGCGACAACAATTTGAAATATTGAAACAAAAGCTTGCTGACGAGGGGCTATATGATCAGGCGTATAAAAGAGCATTACCTGAATTAGCCAACAAGGTGGGCGTCATCACCTCTTCTAGCGGCGCGGCTATTCATGATATTTTGAGCGTTCTGAATAATCGCTTTCCCGCCTTGCCGGTGCTCATTTACCCCATTAGCGTGCAAGGGGATAGCGCTAAACACGAGGCGGTAGCGGCGATCGAGCTAGCTAACAAACGACAAGACTGCGACGTGATTATTCTTGCTCGTGGTGGTGGTTCCTTAGAAGATTTATGGGCCTTTAACGAGGAAATTGTTGCTCGGGCGATCCACCAATCATCAATACCCATTATTAGCGCTATTGGTCATGAAGTTGATTTCACCATCGCTGACTTTGTTGCTGATTACCGCGCACCTACGCCATCGGCTGCGGCCGAAGCCGTTAGCCCGGATCAACAGCAATGGCTTAGTCATTTTAGTTATTTAGCAAAACAACTAAGCACTGCCTTAACGGCTGATATCTCTGATAAAAACCGACGCCTAGAGCATCTTCAGCACCGTTTAAAACATAGCCACCCAGGCGCACAACTCCAAATGCACGCACAACGCTTGGACGATTGCCAAGCACGTTTACAACAATCGCCACAGCGTATTATTCAACAAGGGAAATTGCGTCTATCCCAGCTGAGTGCTCGCTTACTAAACAACAACCCTATTCAGCGAACACATGCCTTACAACAGCGTTTATCATCGGCGCAGCAACGCTTATCAACACCGATTCAACGCCGGTTACAACAGGCACGTATTCGCTTTACAGATTGTAATAAGGGGCTAGAGACACTGAGTCCTTTAGCAACCTTATCTAGGGGGTACAGCATCAGCAAACGTGATAGCGATGGTGCAATCATTAAGAGTATTCATCAGCTTACGCTAGGTGAAACAATAAATATTCAATTGACCGATGGAACATTGAAAACAAATTTGGAAGCCATCAATGAGAGTTCTTAATTTTTACCTGTTAATCAGTGGCTTACTAATGGCCAATATTGCCAACGCATTTCCACAACAAAGCCCTGTACCTGGTGGTATTGCGATCGTTGCGCTCGACGGCAAAACACCACCCAATGTTTACTATAACAAGCGTAAAGTTTTAACCGTGCTCAAAAATGATAAATGGTTGGCCATAGTCGGCATACCTTTATCAACAAAACCGGGCAACTATGCTTTAGTCGATAGAAAAACGGCTCAATCAACGCCTTTCAGCGTGACCGACAAGACCTATCCAGCGCAATATATAAACTTAAAGAAAACAGCTAAGAACAAGCGCATGATCAACCCAAACAAAATGGATATGGAACGAATAAATCGCGAGCGAAAAACGCTTTCTAGCGCTTTAGCAACTTGGAGTAACGACGTTCCACAAGTTGATTTTATTTTGCCTGCTCACGGCCGCCTAAGCAGCCCCTTTGGACTGAAACGTTTCTTCAACAAGCAAGCACGAAAGCCACATAGCGGCCTTGATATAGCCGCGCCCACCGGTTCAGCTGTTGTTGCTCCTGCCGCTGGAACTGTTATTGATGTTGGACACTATTTTTTTAACGGCAATACCGTTCTTGTCGATCATGGGCAAGGGCTTATTAGTGGTTACTTCCATTTAAGTAAAACGCTCGTAAACATTGGGGATACTATCCATCAGGGACAAAAAATTGCTGAAATTGGTGCCACAGGCCGTGTAACGGGCCCACATCTACATTGGAATGTTTATTTAAACAACACCAAGGTTGACCCTGCCTTCTTTATTAGCGACCATATACACAAACTCGCTACAAAGAAAAAATAAGCCACATGCATATTAAAGACCTCTGTACTCATTGTGACCACTGGACTATTACAACAATAGTCCATGATGGAAAAGTCGCCACATTTACCTGTACACACTGTAAAAACTCCTTCGACTTACCTTGGGACACTAATACGCGGTTTCTTATTCGTTCTATTCGACACAGCTTAAAGAAACGCACCAAGAAATACCCTGAGCTTGTAGGACTAAAGTACGAAGGCGATGCTGTTAAACTTGAAGAAAGGGCAGACAAACCAAAAAGCCCTCGAGCTTGTAAATAACAATCACTTAACGATGTTTAGGCCTGCTTCGCTTCTTCTCTTTCAGTTTAGCCACCTTACCTTTTTCAATATTCTTTGCTGACTTTCTAGTTTTCTTCAAGTAAGGGTTATCAGGCGATTTAAATTCGATTCTTATCGGCGTTCCTACCAGACCTAGCTTTTCTCTAAACGCATTCATCAAATAACGTTTATAGCTGCCAGGAACCGCCACCGTTTGGTTGCCATGAATGATGACAACGGGCGGGTTTTGCCCACCTTGGTGTGCAAATTTAAGTTTAATGCGGCGGCCACCTACTAGCGGTGGCTGATGCGCTTTAATTGCGTTTTCGAGAATTTCTGTCAAACGTGGCGTCGACATATCAATCATCGCTGAACGATATAACGCACCAATAGATTCGAACAGTTTACCCACTCCGCTGCCGTGCAAGGCGGAAATAAAATAACGCTCTGCGTATTCAAGGAAACTAAGTTTCACATCAATCTGGCGTTTTACCTTATCTCGCTGATCTTCTGATAACCCGTCCCATTTATTTAGACCAATCACTAGTGCTCGACCCGTTTCCAACACCATGCCTAATAAGCTAGCATCTTGATCAGTCACACCTTCACTGGCATCGATAAGGTAAATAACCACATGTGTATCGTCGATAGCACGCAATGTTTGCACGATGCTAAATTTCTCGATCACTTCAGAGACTTTAGCTCGACGACGCACGCCGGCTGTATCAATCAGCGTGTATTTTGTGCCGTCGCGTTCAAATGGAATAAAAACACTATCACGCGTGGTGCCTGGCTGATCGAATACGACCACTCTCTCTTCACCTAGTAGGCGGTTAATCAGTGTTGACTTGCCTACATTAGGACGACCAATAACGGCCACCCTAATTCCATCTCCAGCCAATGCGTCGTCAAAAGACTCAATCTTCGGCAAAATACTCATAACATGCTTCAGTAACTCAAGCACACCTCGGCCGTGTGTCGCGGCAATGGGCCACGGCTTTTCGAAGCCCATTTTATGGAATTCTGCAACATGAGTATTTGCATCAAGCCCATCGATTTTATTCGCAACCAGCACGACTTGTTTGCCAAGTTTACGTAGATTCTTGCCTATTTCTTCGTCAATAGGGTGGATGCCATGACGCGTATCGACCAGAAATAGAACTACATCCGCCTCTTCCAACGCGCGCTCTACTTGCTCTACGGCAACACCATCAATGCCATCTGAGGTGGCGGTAATACCGCCTGTATCAACTACCAGCGATTTAATATCGGCCCGTTTAACCAGTCCATACTGACGATCGCGGGTAAGCCCAGGGTAGTCGGCAACAAGTGCATCGCGTGTTCGCGTTAAATAATTAAACAGGGTTGATTTGCCGACATTAGGTCGACCAACAAGTGCGATAACCGGTAACATTTTATTCTTCCGTTTGACCTAGTTCAGCTAAGCTCAGCGCCGTTATTTTGCCGTTGATATCTTGTACATAAATTAAGCCATCATCAAGGAGTGGTGCCGCTGAAATCGCCACATCACTCACCTTCAAGCGACCGACTAGCGCGCCATCAGACGCATTTAATACATGCACATAGCCTTCATAATCAGCCGTTAATAGACGCCCACCTACTTGCACAAGCGGCGTTAACTGACGGTTTTCTAGACTATCTTGCTGCCAGTTAAGACTTCCATCATTCTGATCCGCTGACCAAACATGATTATTTACATCGACAACAAAGATCGACACCCAATCAGCTATCATCTTTTTATAAGAAGACATTTCTGATCGGCGCCATGCAATTTTTCCTGACCTTACGTCAACAGCAACAACACCGCCATTAAACGTAGCGGCATAAATATATCGCTCACCAGCTAATGGGTCTGAATCCACATCAACCATACGAGATAGTGCACCACGGCCTCTTGCTACCGCAACGCTGGTTTCCCAAATTTGCAAGCCATCCTTTAAGCGTAAGACAACCAGTTTACCGTTAGCGTAACCACTGATCACACCACCACTTTTAACGACTGGTGAACTGGTGCCGCGTAAGCTCAGCGCTGGTACATCCCTAACATAAGACCAAAGTTCTTTACCTTCGGCTGCGTCAAGCGAATTAATCGCTCCATCAATACTTCGAACAACAACAAAGCCATCTGAAAATCTCGGCGTTGACAATACTTCGCTTGAAACTTGTGTTGTCCATGCGGTATCACCATCGCTTAATTTTAATGCGACGACATCAGCATCGGTCGTTCCAAAAAACACATGTTCATAACCTACTTCTAAACCGCCGGAAATGGGTAATTCTGTTTCAACTTCCCACAGCCTTGCACCTGTTTTTTGATCCAGCGCGATCACCTGCCCTCTTCGGTCAGCAACAAAAAGCTTGCCATCCGACAGCACCATCTCTAGTTTTAGAAATTGGTCACCCTTGCCTTCTGTTACTTTTTCTTGCCAGACTGGCGTCAGAACAACTTCATTGACTATCTCTTCAAGTGGCCGAGGTGGCGCGGACTCATCCTCACTTGAAGCACTCATCATATCGATGATTCCACTTTCTAAACTTTTGCTCGCAGACTTGGTCGTTTCAGCCATACCAGCACACCCCGCCAAGGTAACTACAAATAGCGCTAAACCTAATCGTATCATTCTGTTATCTCTGCAGTAGGCTCTGAACTATCACCTACAAAGTTAGCGGGTGGAGGACCTAAGTCATCAAGTTTTAACTGAATTAAGCGACGATCTAAAGTCGCCGTTCTAAGTGCCGCAATATAACCGTATCGAGCTTTTTCAATATCGCCTAACAAACGGTATGCGTCGCCTTTTAATGCCTCATATTGACCGATAAACTCACCTGGGTTAATGCCATTTTCTTCAGCAATCACTGAATCAACGTCCTCAATAACACCTTTCATTTCGCCATCTCCAATTCGAATTCTAAATGCACGAACACGCGCAATATGTTGAATTGAATTATTACCATCTGCCGCCGCTACTTTCTCTAATGACTCAACAGCGCCTTTGCGATCACCTTTTTCAATTTGTGCTTTCGCTTTTTGCATACCCGCTAAAGCAGCGTACGGTGTGTCAGCATAGGTTGTATCGATCTCATCGGCTAATAAAATGGCCGCGCCAAATTTTGAGTCTTTCATCGACATAGCGAGTTGCTGGTAAACATCCGATGCCTCCAGCGCGTGCGTATGAGCTCGCTCCTTCCAACTTTGCCAGCCAAAAATACTAATTAAGCCTAAGCCAACGCCAAAAATAATTGAGCGTGAATTCTCAGCCCACCATTTTTTTATACTTTCAACTTGCTCTTCTTCTGTTTGATAAACGTCCATCGTATTTTCCGTTTTAACTATTATTTTGTAAAAATGCTGCTAATTCATTTTGCGGCAATTGTTGTTGTTCTTGTCGGTCACGCAAAAACTTGATACTCACTTTGTTTTCTGCGACTTCTTCTTCACCTAGAATTAGCGCTAATTTAGCGCCTGTT encodes the following:
- a CDS encoding lysophospholipase, which encodes MAIHTETKWLASDGTPMHAVRWQTEGEPSMVVCLIHGLGEHSGRYATMAEYYVSHGVEVVSFDLRGHGRSDGQRGHCDDFQQMVRDIEHFLYKGARVDLEKPHFIYGHSLGGTLALKYILSNPGEFKGVILSAPMFKPAFEPPKWKVIMGRYLQSIWPTLSLSNEVDRNALTRDKTLLASYKSDSLNHDRISAKFGTQLLEEGEGLLEDASLVNLPMLMMHGDADELTCHKASTLFADCAGQQCTLKIWEDFYHELHHEPKKEDVFDYSIAWMRGRL
- the tadA gene encoding tRNA adenosine(34) deaminase TadA, whose product is MDDQAWMRRAIALAHRAEEVGEVPVGAIIVKDQQCIGEGYNLPIRNSDPTAHAEIVAIRQASQLLGNYRLVDTTLYVTLEPCVMCMGAIQHARIKRIVFGALDAKRGAICSALSLTKANYANHHVEWSGEILADECSHLLTSFFKKRR
- the guaA gene encoding glutamine-hydrolyzing GMP synthase; translated protein: MNTQQHEDIHSHKILILDFGSQYTQLIARRVREIGVYCEIYPYDVEPLAISDFKANGIILSGGPETVTEGDAPQAPQVVFELGVPVLGICYGMQTMAAQLGGRVEASEHKEFGYASIRARGHTELLRDIEDHTTPEGYGMLDVWMSHGDKVVELPDNFKLMASTDSAPIAGMADEQRKFYGLQFHPEVTHTKQGGRILSRFVLDICQCDPLWTSKNIIDSSIESVRQQVGTDQVILGLSGGVDSSVVAALLHKAIGDQLICVFVDTGLLRLNEGDQVMAMFAEHMGVHVIRVNAEQRYLDKLKGESDPEKKRKIIGNLFIEIFDEESAKLTNAKWLAQGTIYPDVIESAGAKTGKAHLIKSHHNVGGLPDDMKLKLVEPLRELFKDEVRQMGVELGLPSDMVYRHPFPGPGLGVRILGEVKKEYADLLRLADDIFISELYKHDLYHKTSQAFAVFLPIKSVGVTGDGRRYEYVIALRAVETVDFMTAHWAHLPYEFLGHVSNRIINEISGISRVTYDISGKPPATIEWE
- the bamB gene encoding outer membrane protein assembly factor BamB, with translation MIRLGLALFVVTLAGCAGMAETTKSASKSLESGIIDMMSASSEDESAPPRPLEEIVNEVVLTPVWQEKVTEGKGDQFLKLEMVLSDGKLFVADRRGQVIALDQKTGARLWEVETELPISGGLEVGYEHVFFGTTDADVVALKLSDGDTAWTTQVSSEVLSTPRFSDGFVVVRSIDGAINSLDAAEGKELWSYVRDVPALSLRGTSSPVVKSGGVISGYANGKLVVLRLKDGLQIWETSVAVARGRGALSRMVDVDSDPLAGERYIYAATFNGGVVAVDVRSGKIAWRRSEMSSYKKMIADWVSIFVVDVNNHVWSADQNDGSLNWQQDSLENRQLTPLVQVGGRLLTADYEGYVHVLNASDGALVGRLKVSDVAISAAPLLDDGLIYVQDINGKITALSLAELGQTEE
- a CDS encoding tetratricopeptide repeat protein, with translation MDVYQTEEEQVESIKKWWAENSRSIIFGVGLGLISIFGWQSWKERAHTHALEASDVYQQLAMSMKDSKFGAAILLADEIDTTYADTPYAALAGMQKAKAQIEKGDRKGAVESLEKVAAADGNNSIQHIARVRAFRIRIGDGEMKGVIEDVDSVIAEENGINPGEFIGQYEALKGDAYRLLGDIEKARYGYIAALRTATLDRRLIQLKLDDLGPPPANFVGDSSEPTAEITE
- the xseA gene encoding exodeoxyribonuclease VII large subunit, with product MLHYLSSNRYYSGFMHENTHIYSVSELCRETRLLLEGTFLTLTIEGEISNLSRPASGHIYFTLKDDKAQVQCAMFRAQLRKVGFKPVNGSRITLKARVSLYEARGNFQLIVEQMEAAGEGALRQQFEILKQKLADEGLYDQAYKRALPELANKVGVITSSSGAAIHDILSVLNNRFPALPVLIYPISVQGDSAKHEAVAAIELANKRQDCDVIILARGGGSLEDLWAFNEEIVARAIHQSSIPIISAIGHEVDFTIADFVADYRAPTPSAAAEAVSPDQQQWLSHFSYLAKQLSTALTADISDKNRRLEHLQHRLKHSHPGAQLQMHAQRLDDCQARLQQSPQRIIQQGKLRLSQLSARLLNNNPIQRTHALQQRLSSAQQRLSTPIQRRLQQARIRFTDCNKGLETLSPLATLSRGYSISKRDSDGAIIKSIHQLTLGETINIQLTDGTLKTNLEAINESS
- the guaB gene encoding IMP dehydrogenase, which translates into the protein MRFEQEALTFDDVLLVPAHSTVLPRDVSLQTQLTRGISLNIPVLSAAMDTVTEARLAIALAQEGGIGIIHKNMTAEQQALEVLKVKRFESGVIKDPITVTSRTSIRDVMALTRQHNISGVPVVNGSDLVGIVTSRDLRFETHLDALIESAMTPKEKLVTVQEGASKAEVIGLLHKHRIEKVLVVDKNFQLRGMITVKDIQKARDYPQACKDNQERLRVGAAVGTGYGTEDRIGALVDAGVDVVIVDTAHGHSQGVLDRVTWVKKNYPELQVIGGNIATADAALALADAGVDAVKVGIGPGSICTTRIVAGVGVPQITAVDNAVQALKGTGIPVISDGGVRFSGDVAKVIAAGASSVMLGSLLAGTEEAPGEVELFQGRSYKSYRGMGSLGAMSQQEGSSDRYFQESSETEKLVPEGIEGRVAYKGTMVNIVHQLVGGLRSSMGYTGCESIEEMRHKAKFVRVTSAGMRESHVHDVTITKEAPNYRIER
- a CDS encoding peptidoglycan DD-metalloendopeptidase family protein — its product is MRVLNFYLLISGLLMANIANAFPQQSPVPGGIAIVALDGKTPPNVYYNKRKVLTVLKNDKWLAIVGIPLSTKPGNYALVDRKTAQSTPFSVTDKTYPAQYINLKKTAKNKRMINPNKMDMERINRERKTLSSALATWSNDVPQVDFILPAHGRLSSPFGLKRFFNKQARKPHSGLDIAAPTGSAVVAPAAGTVIDVGHYFFNGNTVLVDHGQGLISGYFHLSKTLVNIGDTIHQGQKIAEIGATGRVTGPHLHWNVYLNNTKVDPAFFISDHIHKLATKKK
- the der gene encoding ribosome biogenesis GTPase Der is translated as MLPVIALVGRPNVGKSTLFNYLTRTRDALVADYPGLTRDRQYGLVKRADIKSLVVDTGGITATSDGIDGVAVEQVERALEEADVVLFLVDTRHGIHPIDEEIGKNLRKLGKQVVLVANKIDGLDANTHVAEFHKMGFEKPWPIAATHGRGVLELLKHVMSILPKIESFDDALAGDGIRVAVIGRPNVGKSTLINRLLGEERVVVFDQPGTTRDSVFIPFERDGTKYTLIDTAGVRRRAKVSEVIEKFSIVQTLRAIDDTHVVIYLIDASEGVTDQDASLLGMVLETGRALVIGLNKWDGLSEDQRDKVKRQIDVKLSFLEYAERYFISALHGSGVGKLFESIGALYRSAMIDMSTPRLTEILENAIKAHQPPLVGGRRIKLKFAHQGGQNPPVVIIHGNQTVAVPGSYKRYLMNAFREKLGLVGTPIRIEFKSPDNPYLKKTRKSAKNIEKGKVAKLKEKKRSRPKHR